In a single window of the Micrococcaceae bacterium Sec5.7 genome:
- a CDS encoding MFS transporter, translating into MSVEQRSANSAGAAPKGSGLKKIVAASMVGTVVEWYEFFLYATAATLVFGKYFFPATGNELDGIIQAFLTYAVGFVARPLGGIVFGQIGDKLGRKPTLQLTIVIVGVATFLMGCLPGFATVGYWAPAMLVALRFIQGFALGGEWGGAVLLVAEHSPNKSRGFWSSWPQAAVPVGNLIATLVLFVMSTTLSSADFLSWGWRVAFWLSAVIVFVGYYIRTHVTEAPIFLEAKALLEKEQAVSFGVREVIRKYPKGILQAMGLRLAENIMYYLVVSFAIVYLKSVHKYDTSSLLLALLIAHVIHFLVIPQVGRLVDSWGRKPVYLVGAITGASWPFFAFPMFDTRNPVMIVLAVTIGLCLHAFMYAGQPAIMSELFPTRMRYSGVSLGSQVTSIFAGSLAPLLATQWLKDTGSWLPTAVYLLVACAITTVAVLSLKETMGIALEDVDKADAEREGLVPAGSR; encoded by the coding sequence ATGAGCGTAGAGCAACGCTCGGCAAACTCTGCCGGAGCCGCCCCCAAGGGATCTGGCCTCAAGAAGATCGTGGCCGCCTCAATGGTGGGCACCGTGGTGGAATGGTATGAATTCTTCCTCTACGCCACCGCCGCAACCCTGGTGTTTGGCAAGTATTTCTTTCCCGCCACCGGCAATGAGCTGGACGGCATCATCCAGGCCTTCTTGACCTACGCCGTGGGGTTCGTGGCCCGTCCGCTTGGCGGAATCGTGTTCGGCCAGATCGGCGACAAACTGGGCCGCAAGCCCACCCTCCAGCTGACCATTGTCATTGTCGGTGTGGCCACGTTCCTGATGGGCTGCCTCCCCGGTTTTGCCACAGTAGGCTACTGGGCGCCGGCCATGCTGGTTGCCCTCCGCTTCATCCAGGGCTTCGCGCTCGGCGGCGAATGGGGCGGCGCGGTTCTGCTCGTTGCAGAGCACAGCCCCAACAAGTCCCGCGGATTCTGGTCCAGCTGGCCACAGGCAGCCGTTCCGGTGGGCAACCTGATCGCCACCCTGGTGCTGTTCGTCATGTCCACCACTCTGAGCAGCGCGGACTTCCTGAGCTGGGGCTGGCGCGTGGCGTTCTGGCTCTCCGCAGTGATCGTGTTTGTTGGCTACTACATCCGCACCCACGTCACCGAGGCTCCGATTTTCCTCGAAGCCAAGGCGCTGCTGGAGAAGGAACAGGCCGTCAGCTTCGGCGTCCGCGAAGTCATCCGCAAGTACCCCAAGGGCATCCTGCAGGCCATGGGCCTCCGGTTAGCGGAAAACATCATGTACTACCTCGTGGTGAGCTTCGCGATTGTCTACCTCAAGAGCGTGCACAAGTACGACACCTCCTCGCTGCTCCTGGCCTTGCTGATCGCCCACGTGATCCACTTCCTGGTCATCCCGCAGGTGGGCAGGCTCGTTGACAGCTGGGGCCGCAAGCCCGTGTATCTCGTGGGTGCCATCACCGGTGCAAGCTGGCCGTTCTTCGCCTTCCCCATGTTCGATACCCGCAACCCCGTGATGATCGTCCTCGCCGTGACAATCGGACTCTGCCTGCACGCCTTTATGTACGCGGGCCAGCCCGCCATCATGTCCGAGCTCTTCCCCACCCGGATGCGCTACTCAGGGGTTTCGCTGGGTTCGCAGGTCACGTCCATCTTCGCCGGTTCGCTGGCGCCGCTCCTGGCCACCCAGTGGCTCAAGGACACCGGATCGTGGCTGCCCACGGCCGTCTACCTGCTGGTGGCCTGCGCCATCACCACGGTGGCGGTGCTGAGCCTGAAGGAAACCATGGGCATCGCGCTGGAAGACGTGGACAAGGCCGACGCCGAACGCGAAGGACTCGTCCCCGCGGGCTCGCGCTGA
- a CDS encoding serine hydrolase domain-containing protein — protein sequence MAANPKGLRHSTGQSLAALGIVAATLFAATACTAVDPPAPTSSATGTAAASVLVHPDKAKLQETFQSTAKDLLVPGAVMLLRTPQGDVTFTYGVTSAGGTTPVSLDDHIRIGSITKTWTGTVILQLAQEGKIKLDDPVSKYRRDVPNGDKITIEQLLTMRSGIYNYSESYELSRALDTTPKRVWTQEELLGIALPLPVYFPPGEGFHYSNTNTVLLGLIAEKLDGKPLGRIIEDRILGPLGLSQSSFPRSDSSDLPAPYSRGYMYMDNLLTLATTKLPADLIAKAQDGSLKPNDYTNANPSWTWAAGQGISTAGDLATLAEALTDGKLLNAELQKLRMDSLKPVDPDNPDAALYGMALAKFGNLYGHTGELPGYNSFMGRDPLNKITLVVWTNLAPSADGRDPAATIAKSLISDLYAPESVPLPTPAK from the coding sequence ATGGCAGCGAACCCCAAGGGCTTGAGGCACTCCACGGGCCAGTCCCTCGCCGCCCTCGGGATTGTTGCGGCGACCCTGTTCGCCGCAACAGCGTGCACGGCAGTAGACCCGCCCGCTCCCACGTCGTCGGCCACCGGCACGGCTGCCGCATCCGTCCTGGTACACCCCGACAAAGCCAAATTGCAGGAAACCTTCCAGAGCACGGCCAAGGATCTGCTCGTCCCGGGCGCCGTGATGCTGCTGCGGACCCCGCAGGGCGACGTCACCTTCACCTACGGCGTGACGAGCGCAGGCGGAACCACCCCGGTATCGCTGGACGACCACATCAGGATCGGTTCCATCACGAAAACGTGGACGGGGACAGTCATCCTGCAGCTCGCGCAGGAAGGCAAGATCAAACTGGACGACCCCGTGTCGAAGTACCGTCGGGACGTCCCCAACGGCGACAAAATCACCATCGAGCAGCTGCTCACCATGCGGAGCGGAATTTACAACTACTCGGAGTCGTACGAACTCAGCCGCGCCTTGGACACCACGCCGAAACGGGTGTGGACGCAGGAGGAACTTCTCGGAATCGCACTGCCCCTGCCTGTGTATTTTCCCCCGGGCGAGGGGTTCCACTACTCGAACACGAACACCGTGCTTCTCGGGCTAATTGCGGAGAAGCTGGACGGCAAGCCGCTGGGTCGGATTATCGAGGACCGGATACTCGGGCCGCTCGGACTGAGTCAGTCATCGTTCCCGAGATCGGACTCGTCCGATCTTCCGGCGCCGTATTCACGGGGCTACATGTATATGGACAACCTGCTCACGCTTGCGACGACGAAGCTCCCGGCAGACCTGATCGCCAAGGCCCAGGACGGATCCCTGAAACCCAATGATTACACCAACGCGAACCCGTCCTGGACGTGGGCGGCCGGCCAAGGCATCTCCACCGCCGGTGACCTGGCCACCTTGGCCGAGGCCCTCACTGATGGCAAACTGCTCAATGCCGAGCTGCAAAAGCTTCGGATGGACAGCCTAAAGCCTGTCGATCCGGACAACCCGGACGCGGCGCTGTATGGCATGGCGCTGGCCAAATTCGGCAATCTGTACGGTCACACCGGTGAGCTGCCCGGCTACAACTCGTTCATGGGCAGGGACCCACTGAACAAAATAACGCTGGTGGTCTGGACGAACCTCGCGCCCTCGGCAGACGGCCGCGACCCAGCGGCGACGATCGCCAAGTCACTGATCAGCGACCTCTACGCCCCGGAAAGCGTCCCACTGCCAACGCCGGCAAAGTAG
- a CDS encoding fused MFS/spermidine synthase — protein MARRGKSGGRNAEGSTAGVVEVPKGTRPDGPVEGIYYIDTGDCELIADQDNSNGWLLRINGVMSSHIDLVDPLLLEFEYMRWMSALIESRWPPGSKPKLRGLHLGGGACSLARYFHAAYPEARQVVVELDGKLAEYVRGWFDLPKAPLMRLRVGEAREVTESLTPQTRDFIVRDVFAGALTPRPLTTREFNERAKQVLAPGGIYVVNSGDAPDLKNAREDAATIAATFAHTIIIADPAMLKGRRYGNMVMAGSELPFDDDPQLARRLLGGGVPAHIWNDAQVRSFAAGSPLRRDRSAAG, from the coding sequence GTGGCGCGGCGCGGAAAGTCAGGCGGCAGAAATGCTGAAGGCTCGACGGCGGGAGTTGTGGAGGTGCCCAAGGGCACCCGCCCGGATGGCCCTGTTGAGGGCATCTATTACATCGACACCGGCGACTGCGAGCTGATCGCGGACCAGGACAATTCCAATGGTTGGCTCCTTCGGATCAATGGTGTGATGAGCTCGCACATTGACCTGGTCGATCCGCTGCTCCTGGAATTTGAGTACATGCGCTGGATGTCGGCGCTGATCGAATCGCGCTGGCCCCCGGGGTCGAAACCGAAACTCCGCGGCCTGCACCTCGGCGGGGGAGCCTGCTCACTGGCGCGCTACTTCCACGCCGCCTACCCGGAGGCGCGGCAGGTGGTGGTGGAGCTGGACGGCAAGCTGGCGGAGTACGTCCGCGGCTGGTTCGATCTCCCCAAAGCGCCGCTGATGCGCCTTCGGGTGGGCGAGGCCCGCGAAGTCACCGAGTCCCTCACCCCGCAGACCCGCGACTTCATTGTCCGCGATGTTTTTGCGGGTGCCCTGACTCCGCGGCCGCTCACCACCAGGGAATTCAACGAGCGCGCCAAGCAAGTGCTGGCGCCGGGTGGAATCTACGTGGTGAACTCCGGCGACGCCCCGGACCTGAAGAATGCGCGCGAGGACGCCGCCACCATCGCGGCCACTTTTGCGCACACCATCATCATCGCGGACCCGGCCATGCTCAAGGGCCGGCGCTACGGCAACATGGTGATGGCAGGGAGCGAACTGCCGTTCGACGACGATCCCCAGCTCGCGCGCCGACTTCTGGGCGGCGGCGTCCCGGCGCATATCTGGAACGACGCCCAGGTGCGGTCCTTCGCCGCAGGGTCACCGTTGAGACGCGATCGCTCTGCTGCGGGCTGA
- a CDS encoding 3-hydroxybutyrate dehydrogenase: MENSLIGRKAVVTGGASGIGAACVRGLAARGAKVVVADVDEAGASALADEVGGTAWAVDLLDVDALGALSLDCDILVNNAGIQRISPIEDFDPADFRRIIALMLEAPFLLIRAALPHMYANGFGRIINVSSVHGIRASPFKSAYVSAKHGLEGLSKVTALEGGEHGVTSNCINPGYVRTPLVEKQIADQALVHGIPESEVLAKVMLTESAVKRLVEPEEVASLVDWLASDQAGMVTGASYTMDGGWSAR; this comes from the coding sequence ATGGAAAACAGTTTGATCGGACGTAAGGCCGTGGTGACAGGCGGCGCCAGCGGGATCGGCGCGGCCTGTGTCCGGGGACTCGCGGCCCGCGGCGCAAAGGTGGTGGTTGCCGACGTCGATGAGGCCGGCGCCTCCGCCCTAGCCGACGAAGTGGGCGGCACGGCCTGGGCCGTGGACCTGCTGGACGTCGACGCCCTGGGCGCCCTGAGCCTGGACTGCGACATCCTGGTGAACAACGCCGGGATCCAGCGCATCAGCCCCATCGAGGACTTCGATCCGGCGGACTTCCGCCGGATCATCGCCCTAATGCTGGAGGCCCCGTTCCTGCTGATCCGTGCGGCCCTTCCCCATATGTACGCCAATGGGTTCGGCAGGATCATCAACGTCTCATCCGTACACGGGATCCGCGCCTCACCTTTCAAAAGCGCGTACGTATCCGCCAAGCACGGACTGGAAGGGCTGAGCAAGGTGACGGCGCTGGAAGGCGGGGAGCACGGAGTCACCTCCAACTGCATCAACCCCGGCTACGTCCGGACACCGCTCGTGGAGAAGCAGATCGCCGATCAGGCACTGGTTCACGGCATCCCCGAGTCCGAGGTGCTGGCCAAGGTGATGCTCACGGAGTCTGCCGTGAAGCGGCTTGTGGAGCCTGAGGAAGTTGCGTCGCTCGTGGACTGGCTGGCCTCCGATCAAGCCGGAATGGTCACAGGCGCCAGCTACACGATGGACGGCGGCTGGTCCGCCCGGTAG
- a CDS encoding LysR family transcriptional regulator → MNTNPDDLLVLLAVSRSARFTTAAQALGLNHTTVSRRIAALEKALGGRVLSRAAGGWELTELGAAAVLVAEQVEAAVRGLVPGGRAPDPITGVVRMTATDGFSAYIAAPAVARLRREHPGLSVEIVTVTRRALQQRSGLDIEVVVGEPQIHRAEAFRLGEYMLGMYASRAYLAENGTPGTVQELTEHPLVYFVDSMLQVDDLDAPRRLVPAMRDGLSSTNVFVHVEATRAGAGIGFLPCFMGDLHQDLVRLLPRDFAELLPYWMVLRPDSMRRPAVAAVVQALRQQTVGHTEALLGRG, encoded by the coding sequence ATGAACACCAACCCGGACGATCTTCTGGTACTGCTCGCGGTTTCCCGCTCAGCCAGATTTACGACGGCGGCACAGGCCTTGGGCCTGAACCACACCACCGTTTCCCGCAGGATAGCGGCCTTGGAGAAGGCTCTGGGCGGCCGCGTCCTCTCACGGGCGGCCGGCGGCTGGGAGCTCACCGAGCTCGGCGCCGCAGCGGTGCTGGTGGCCGAGCAGGTGGAGGCTGCGGTGCGTGGGCTGGTACCTGGCGGCCGCGCGCCTGACCCGATTACCGGCGTCGTACGCATGACCGCAACCGACGGCTTCAGCGCCTATATTGCGGCCCCGGCGGTGGCACGGCTGCGCCGGGAGCATCCCGGGCTGAGCGTGGAGATCGTCACGGTGACCCGGCGTGCGCTGCAGCAGCGGTCCGGTCTGGATATCGAGGTGGTGGTGGGCGAGCCCCAGATTCACAGGGCCGAGGCGTTCCGGCTGGGAGAATACATGCTGGGGATGTACGCCTCGCGCGCTTACCTGGCCGAGAACGGGACACCGGGGACAGTGCAGGAACTCACCGAACACCCGCTGGTGTACTTTGTGGACTCGATGCTCCAGGTGGACGATCTTGATGCCCCGCGCCGCCTGGTGCCCGCCATGCGCGACGGCCTGAGTTCCACCAACGTTTTTGTCCATGTGGAGGCCACCAGGGCCGGTGCGGGGATCGGGTTCCTGCCGTGCTTTATGGGCGACTTGCACCAGGATCTGGTGCGTCTCCTGCCCCGCGACTTCGCCGAGCTGCTTCCGTACTGGATGGTGCTGCGGCCGGACTCCATGCGCCGGCCCGCCGTTGCTGCCGTGGTTCAGGCACTCCGCCAACAGACCGTGGGGCACACGGAGGCGTTGCTGGGGCGCGGGTGA